Proteins encoded within one genomic window of Oncorhynchus mykiss isolate Arlee chromosome 27, USDA_OmykA_1.1, whole genome shotgun sequence:
- the LOC110507205 gene encoding olfactory receptor 10G4-like yields the protein MLSNVANICFILHDKRLHKPMYLLICNLALVDMLYSSSACPTMIGVLVAGDKAIAYVSCFIQMFVFHLGGVMEMFAISVMAFDRLIAISNPLRYQSILTNVRTLVLTGALWLVACAFVAVMPATVLSLPYCHSTLKYTFCDYAALVRATCVNPSYYFNMITIITFFLLFGTFCSICLSYIWIIFAMVKMSSKNDKRKMYSTCFSHLIVVVCYYVPLFVRIVLTRLGVVLTLEERHGLMIGAILGPSLVNPFVYCFRTKEIKNKMLKMFNKVAPTE from the coding sequence ATGCTTTCTAATGTGGCAAATATATGTTTTATCCTTCATGATAAGCGTTTGCACAAGCCAATGTATCTTCTGATTTGCAACCTTGCTCTAGTTGATATGCTGTACAGCTCCAGTGCCTGTCCAACTATGATTGGTGTGCTGGTAGCTGGTGATAAAGCCATAGCTTATGTGTCATGCTTCATTCAGATGTTTGTTTTCCACCTGGGGGGCGTAATGGAGATGTTTGCTAtctctgtcatggcttttgaTCGTTTGATTGCAATCTCTAATCCACTGAGGTATCAAAGTATCCTCACCAATGTTCGTACTCTGGTTCTGACCGGTGCTCTGTGGTTGGTTGCCTGTGCTTTTGTGGCTGTTATGCCTGCCACTGTGTTATCTCTCCCATACTGCCACTCAACCCTCAAATACACCTTCTGTGATTATGCTGCGTTAGTGAGAGCCACTTGTGTCAATCCTAGCTATTATTTTAATATGATAACCATTATCACCTTCTTTCTCCTGTTTGGCACTTTCTGTTCTATTTGCCTGTCCTACATATGGATCATATTTGCTATGGTTAAAATGTCCTCCAAGAACGACAAGAGGAAGATGTACAGTACTTGCTTCAGTCACTTGATAGTGGTAGTGTGTTATTACGTTCCTTTATTTGTACGTATAGTCTTGACCAGGCTAGGTGTGGTGCTGACCTTGGAAGAGCGTCATGGCTTGATGATCGGGGCTATTCTCGGGCCCTCTCTTGTAAATccttttgtatactgttttagaACCAAAGAGAtcaaaaacaaaatgttgaaGATGTTTAACAAAGTTGCGCCcactgaataa